The Frondihabitans australicus genome includes a region encoding these proteins:
- a CDS encoding TetR/AcrR family transcriptional regulator has translation MQTKIGEAAARGRPRSETVRLAVLMAVDDLLVEEGYEAMTMKGIAERAGVGRQTVYRWWSTKAEILYEACVVDAGRDLAAGADDPGDLDAFRRRVAGFLASTDAGASYLALLAAAQLDPAVATLMRGGDPVRAAACEALRAAPGDDPDDIDDAVAALLGPLVYAALTGP, from the coding sequence ATGCAGACCAAGATCGGCGAGGCCGCGGCTCGGGGGCGCCCGCGGAGCGAGACCGTCCGTCTCGCCGTGCTCATGGCGGTCGACGACCTGCTCGTCGAAGAGGGCTACGAGGCGATGACCATGAAGGGCATCGCCGAGCGCGCCGGCGTCGGCCGCCAGACCGTGTACCGCTGGTGGTCGACGAAGGCCGAGATCCTCTACGAGGCGTGCGTCGTCGACGCCGGTCGCGATCTGGCCGCAGGAGCCGACGACCCAGGCGACCTCGACGCCTTCCGTCGGCGCGTGGCCGGGTTCCTCGCCTCGACCGATGCCGGGGCGTCGTACCTCGCGCTCCTCGCAGCGGCGCAGCTCGACCCGGCGGTTGCCACGCTGATGCGCGGCGGCGATCCGGTGCGGGCGGCGGCGTGCGAGGCGCTGCGGGCCGCGCCTGGCGACGACCCGGACGACATCGACGACGCGGTGGCCGCGTTGCTCGGGCCGCTCGTCTACGCGGCGCTCACGGGCCCCTGA
- a CDS encoding MFS transporter, producing MTTAAAPTRFAALRDRHSRPYLFAAGLAMMGDNIEHVITYWVLWQKFHSTALTGFEIISHWLPFLLLSVTFGGLAQRYDCRRLIQIAQVLFMCVSVVWGILFATDTLQVWMACVLLVLHGCAGSLWAPAEQLLLHDFAEPADLPGAIRLNATFRSLGILFGPAVGSVLLLGLGPHFGIWANVVFYLPMTILLFRTPFTGHTRDGVAMGAGAKPVGGPGAAIFGSVRTIREVRLAPAVVSMLVLSGLMALFVGGAIQVSMPEFAVALGAGSAGLAYGVLLFANGIGAVLGGFLLEAIGVLKPNVLTAVLGTIFFGGFILLFATTGSYWLAVVALVVAGVANMASMSFSQSIVQLMAPPGERGRIVGLFSTVSSGFRTGSGIILAVLGAIAGLRGALAWSALILFVGAIVIGLWTWWDVRRDRRAPALP from the coding sequence ATGACCACCGCAGCAGCCCCCACCCGGTTCGCCGCCCTGCGCGACCGACACTCACGCCCGTACCTCTTCGCCGCGGGCCTCGCCATGATGGGCGACAACATCGAGCACGTCATCACCTACTGGGTGCTCTGGCAGAAGTTCCACTCGACGGCCCTCACCGGGTTCGAGATCATCAGTCACTGGCTGCCGTTCCTGCTGCTCTCGGTCACGTTCGGCGGGCTGGCGCAGCGCTACGACTGCCGCCGACTGATCCAGATCGCCCAGGTGCTGTTCATGTGCGTCTCGGTCGTCTGGGGCATCCTCTTCGCCACCGACACCCTGCAGGTCTGGATGGCGTGCGTCCTCCTCGTGCTCCACGGCTGCGCGGGCTCGCTCTGGGCGCCCGCCGAGCAGCTGCTGTTGCACGACTTCGCCGAGCCCGCCGACCTGCCGGGCGCGATCCGCCTCAACGCCACGTTCCGCTCGCTCGGCATCCTGTTCGGGCCGGCCGTCGGCTCGGTGCTGCTCCTCGGCCTCGGGCCGCACTTCGGCATCTGGGCAAACGTCGTGTTCTACCTGCCGATGACGATCCTGCTCTTCCGCACGCCCTTCACCGGCCACACGCGCGACGGGGTGGCCATGGGGGCAGGAGCCAAGCCGGTCGGCGGCCCGGGCGCCGCCATCTTCGGTTCCGTCCGAACGATCCGCGAGGTGAGGCTCGCGCCCGCGGTGGTGTCCATGCTCGTGCTCTCCGGCCTCATGGCGCTCTTCGTCGGCGGCGCGATCCAGGTGTCGATGCCCGAGTTCGCCGTGGCGCTCGGGGCGGGCAGCGCCGGGCTCGCCTACGGCGTGCTGCTCTTCGCGAACGGGATCGGGGCGGTGCTCGGCGGGTTCCTGCTCGAGGCGATCGGCGTGCTCAAGCCGAACGTGCTCACGGCGGTGCTCGGGACCATCTTCTTCGGCGGGTTCATCCTGCTCTTCGCGACCACCGGCTCCTACTGGCTCGCGGTCGTCGCGCTCGTCGTCGCGGGCGTCGCGAACATGGCGTCGATGTCGTTCAGCCAGAGCATCGTGCAGCTCATGGCGCCGCCGGGCGAACGCGGGCGGATCGTCGGCCTGTTCAGCACGGTGTCGAGCGGGTTCCGCACCGGGTCGGGCATCATCCTCGCCGTGCTCGGGGCCATCGCAGGGTTGCGCGGGGCGCTCGCGTGGTCGGCGCTGATCCTCTTCGTCGGCGCGATCGTCATCGGGCTCTGGACCTGGTGGGACGTCCGGCGCGATCGAAGGGCGCCGGCGCTACCCTGA
- a CDS encoding FUSC family protein: MALRFVRLRNETVELFRSSRAPVRLEMRWQFGIVSALVVLICCLALGPTAGAVSSFGAMVSQWQNGRPLLLRIRTMLLATAAMTASTALGVTGARLGWLVTPLLVAIILVMATLYYTFVQLQGPGPLTLFYGAAFGSYLGQSPAIGWHVVWVTALAGVLATILASLAALRDPHSPERLAIAQAREAVDTFESVRPYGQVVDTKILRAARAEAYQALDRAWITIHAARAGRRSTTMDTAMMVINRRLSAAVASSMKWPNPSKVESPPELQSRLTLGFRARHGFRLSSVAWFTAWRIGAAGLVAGLVSSAVGVGHPYWSILTSTIIVQVWMSRISVTRRAIARAISTVIGSLLFAGITLLGVPPWVEVGLLILFVILMNVTILANYALGVIFLTPMALLSSEIGNGLSGAAGLSLAGDRVVQTFIGAAVSLVVIWLTGLRIPKRVALDQFRRTVAAIEALLDSLSRTGRSATTMAHRSELQYELVTNGTAAARASEDDPALADWQRAERVMADLGYAALAACWLPKPALDAPVPEAADLLERGLADGDGILRDPDDAAEFLTRVRDTLSEFDEARTGAIRTVLPRRRQQEPPEPSAG, translated from the coding sequence ATGGCACTCCGCTTCGTCCGGCTCCGCAACGAGACCGTCGAGCTCTTCCGGTCGTCGCGCGCCCCCGTGCGCCTCGAGATGCGGTGGCAGTTCGGCATCGTGTCGGCGCTGGTCGTGCTGATCTGCTGCCTGGCGCTCGGGCCGACGGCGGGCGCGGTGTCGTCGTTCGGCGCCATGGTGTCCCAGTGGCAGAACGGTCGCCCGCTCCTGCTGCGGATCCGCACGATGCTGCTCGCCACCGCGGCGATGACCGCCTCGACGGCCCTCGGCGTCACCGGTGCGCGGCTGGGCTGGCTCGTCACGCCGCTGCTCGTCGCGATCATCCTCGTCATGGCGACCCTGTACTACACGTTCGTACAGCTGCAGGGCCCCGGCCCGCTCACGCTCTTCTACGGGGCGGCCTTCGGCAGCTACCTGGGGCAGAGCCCAGCGATCGGCTGGCACGTGGTCTGGGTCACGGCGCTCGCGGGCGTCCTCGCCACGATCCTCGCGAGTCTCGCCGCCCTCCGCGACCCGCACTCGCCCGAGAGGCTCGCCATCGCGCAGGCCCGCGAGGCCGTCGACACGTTCGAGAGCGTCCGGCCCTACGGCCAGGTCGTCGACACGAAGATCCTCCGAGCTGCGCGGGCCGAGGCCTACCAAGCGCTCGACCGGGCCTGGATCACGATCCACGCCGCCCGGGCGGGCCGCCGCTCGACCACGATGGACACCGCGATGATGGTCATCAACCGCCGCCTCTCGGCCGCCGTCGCGTCGTCGATGAAGTGGCCGAACCCGTCCAAGGTCGAGTCGCCGCCCGAGCTCCAGAGCCGCCTGACCCTCGGCTTCCGCGCCCGCCACGGCTTCCGGCTGTCGTCGGTGGCCTGGTTCACGGCCTGGCGCATCGGCGCCGCCGGGCTGGTCGCCGGACTCGTCTCGTCGGCGGTCGGCGTCGGCCACCCCTACTGGTCGATCCTCACCTCGACGATCATCGTGCAGGTGTGGATGTCGCGCATCAGCGTCACCCGCCGCGCCATCGCCCGTGCGATCAGCACCGTGATCGGCTCGCTGCTCTTCGCCGGGATCACCCTTCTGGGCGTGCCGCCGTGGGTCGAGGTCGGGCTGCTGATCCTGTTCGTGATCCTCATGAACGTGACGATCCTCGCCAACTACGCCCTCGGCGTCATCTTCCTCACCCCGATGGCGCTGCTCTCGAGCGAGATCGGCAACGGGCTCAGCGGCGCCGCTGGCCTCTCGCTCGCCGGAGACCGGGTCGTGCAGACCTTCATCGGCGCGGCCGTGTCGCTCGTGGTGATCTGGCTGACCGGGCTCAGGATCCCCAAGCGCGTCGCTCTCGACCAGTTCCGCCGCACCGTCGCCGCCATCGAGGCCCTCCTCGACAGCCTCTCGCGCACCGGCCGTTCGGCGACCACCATGGCCCACCGCAGCGAGCTGCAGTACGAGCTGGTGACGAACGGCACCGCCGCCGCCCGGGCGTCGGAGGACGACCCCGCCCTCGCCGACTGGCAGCGCGCCGAACGCGTCATGGCCGACCTCGGGTACGCGGCGCTCGCCGCCTGCTGGCTGCCGAAGCCGGCTCTCGACGCGCCCGTGCCGGAGGCCGCCGACCTGCTCGAGCGGGGGCTCGCCGACGGCGACGGGATCCTGCGCGACCCCGACGACGCCGCCGAGTTCCTCACGCGGGTCCGCGACACGCTCAGCGAGTTCGACGAGGCGCGCACCGGGGCGATCCGCACCGTCCTGCCGAGGCGCAGGCAGCAGGAGCCGCCGGAGCCGTCGGCGGGCTGA
- a CDS encoding beta-ketoacyl-ACP synthase 3, with the protein MTTLSAPGSRIIGFGHYQPERVLTNDELSTMVDTSDEWIQTRTGIKTRHIAAETDTVSSMAIEAGRAALADAGIDPGEVDQVLVASTSATDRTPYAAGRVAVALGMNGPAPIDINTACSGFEFACAIADQSIRTGSARTSLVIASEKISGLVDWTDRSTCVLIGDGAGAAVVQAADEPGIGPVTWGSVPELVNAVLVDGDPQRFSQEGRSIYRWAITEAESHARAVVEKAGYSMDDIEVLAFHQANLRIVEPIAKALGGESKWVLRDVVESGNTSAASVPLGLSKAWHRGELPEGVPALLMGFGGGFAFAGQVVTTPTRRA; encoded by the coding sequence ATGACCACCCTTTCAGCGCCCGGCAGCCGCATCATCGGGTTCGGGCACTACCAGCCCGAGCGCGTCCTCACGAACGACGAGCTGTCGACGATGGTCGATACCAGCGACGAGTGGATCCAGACCCGCACCGGCATCAAGACCCGGCACATCGCCGCCGAGACCGACACCGTCTCGAGCATGGCGATCGAGGCCGGCCGGGCGGCGCTCGCCGACGCCGGCATCGATCCCGGCGAGGTCGACCAGGTGCTCGTGGCCTCGACCAGCGCGACCGACCGCACCCCCTACGCGGCCGGCCGTGTCGCCGTCGCGCTCGGCATGAACGGCCCGGCGCCCATCGACATCAACACGGCCTGCTCGGGCTTCGAGTTCGCCTGCGCCATCGCCGACCAGTCGATCCGCACCGGCTCGGCGCGCACCTCGCTCGTGATCGCGTCGGAGAAGATCTCGGGGCTGGTCGACTGGACCGACCGCTCGACCTGCGTGCTCATCGGCGACGGCGCCGGAGCAGCGGTGGTCCAGGCCGCCGACGAGCCCGGCATCGGGCCGGTCACCTGGGGCTCCGTGCCCGAGCTCGTCAACGCCGTGCTCGTCGACGGCGACCCGCAGCGCTTCTCGCAGGAGGGCCGCTCGATCTACCGGTGGGCGATCACCGAGGCGGAGTCGCACGCTCGCGCGGTCGTCGAGAAGGCCGGCTACAGCATGGACGACATCGAGGTGCTCGCGTTCCACCAGGCGAACCTGCGCATCGTCGAGCCGATCGCGAAGGCGCTCGGCGGCGAGTCGAAGTGGGTGCTGCGCGACGTCGTCGAGTCGGGCAACACGTCGGCCGCGAGCGTGCCGCTCGGCCTCTCGAAGGCGTGGCACCGCGGCGAACTGCCCGAGGGCGTGCCCGCGCTGCTCATGGGCTTCGGCGGCGGCTTCGCCTTCGCCGGCCAGGTCGTGACGACTCCCACCCGTCGCGCGTAG
- a CDS encoding Ig-like domain-containing protein has product MADHKARIPLKKRLLTAGALVTSALLMGLGITQVVGATANAAGSAFSCDENTLYAINSSGAFESIVANSGAATTLPSQSPSNNALGISQNGTYAWSTLNTTAANASGTIVRYDPVAGTSTNFSAYVPANTYRGAVDPSTGIYYYAQGNTTSAAVYGFNTTTNTAIGQVGVLSLNQASTGDFAFSTTGTLYVVSGNEVDRVNAKLPTTSSTAAIGVTKIAQLGSVTASPGIAFSTNGYLYVAVNGNVQQINPSTGTTVNTYAINDGSGNTFTPTDLASCNYADSLQAQASVDQRWQSGDQFTLTIQGDSNNTLSYGNQATTTGSATGTQSATAGSNLVTGGNTYTVKETPSGTTSLANYSTTYSCTDAKNNVVTSGNGTTATVVTPTSSDTDISCLFTNKLTAVHTFAGNDSYSTPLNTTLNVASPGVLANDGGTGNAIVSNTSPANGTVTLNKTDGSFQYVPNTGFAGTDTFTYTDQDSSGTQKTATVTVVVGPVATDDSYTATAGTADVVNARNGVLANDRGTGLTASNASTPAHGTVALNADGSFTYTPTGTYSGTDTWTYTVTDSGDHTATGTVTMTIKPKAVDDTLPSTLANTAETVPSSTALSNDTGSNLTITAVGTPSHGTATLNGDGTSFVYTPTDGYSGTDSFSYTVSDGTSTGTATEHITVTPKAVDDQASSAPAGQADSISSSSLLANDKGSSLTITSVGSATGGTVSLSGDGSTVTFTPAAGFSGQASFQYTVTDSPNGTTGSATVTIPITPTAGSGSTTATSGVKDSVDAAHGVLSGASGTGLTATVKDQPSHGSLTLNSDGSFDYTPSASYSGSDSFTYTVKDSSGSTTTGTETITVLPKANADTLPQTVSGIAETVDGSTLTANDNGSNLSVQSVGAPAHGSAKLNADGTVTYTPATGFSGTDTFPYTVTDGSTLASGTVTVVVTPKAVADTLPSTNDVTPITLPASDFLGNDLGSGLSITSVGAPSLGQVVLNGNGTVTYTPQSGFSGTYAFTYTVTDSEGRTSSATATITVTPDAGSPSTTATAGQTDHVSSTDGLLSQATGTGLTVALTSQPANGTVTLGSDGAYDYTPAAGFSGTDTFTFTVTDQSGNTSTGTATVTVLPKAADDSANAVAGHDLDLKPSDLLSNDLGTGLSVTGVSQPADGAATLNNDGSVTYTPAAGFSGPDTFTYTVTDQAGNTSTASVDVTVAPVAKNDTATTAAGQKLTVAQASGVLANDEGTSLTAALATQAAHGTVALAADGSYTYTPASGFSGKDSFTYSATDRSGQVVTATVSIDVTPVAKDVTATGLAGSPAHLDTPGVLSGDIGTGLTVTAVNGSGAPGAQVTTPAGNTVTVGSDGTFDFTPAPGFSGVDTIPVTVTDASGLSTTGHVIVTVNPKGVNDSYSTPANTALPIAVTGQTGLLGNDLGTGLTVTGVTNPAVSHGTLTKQSDGSYLYTPNNGFSGTDSFGYTATVASGLTATATVTIIVGDQAADYTATVPAGSPYGVTAQNGLLKNASGSGLTPSLDQAPQHGTVVVKADGSYTYTPAKGFSGTDSFTYRVTDSSGQVSTGQVNIMVTPTATNDSEKIGSGSTLTLKSPGVLSNDNGTALLVTAVGTPSKGGTATISGAGQLVYTPKPGFSGTETIPYTVTDQDGQTADATVTVDVTPVATSDTEQTIAGHTVTVSAANGLLANDSGSGLTAALKTAPKHGTVTVNPDGSYTYTPDKGFAGQDSFVYTATDADGQVTTATATINVLAAATAKSVTVHGKPGQKVTIAPLNSDTPTAGANFDPTTLQLIDPSTGTAVNAFTIPGKGTFAVVDGQVTFTPVAKFTGSASIGYQVSDSADQLVSATITVVIPKPGTPAAAGSDPTPVAASGGAAPKPGSLAFTGSRGVSGMLMIGFGGILLGFVLVLMRRFRREAPGPRRTGI; this is encoded by the coding sequence ATGGCCGATCACAAAGCCAGAATCCCCCTCAAGAAGCGCCTGCTCACCGCGGGCGCCCTCGTGACCAGCGCCCTCCTCATGGGCCTCGGGATCACGCAGGTCGTCGGTGCCACCGCCAACGCGGCCGGCTCCGCGTTCTCCTGCGATGAGAACACCCTCTACGCCATCAACTCGTCCGGCGCGTTCGAGTCGATCGTGGCGAACTCCGGCGCGGCGACGACGCTGCCGTCGCAGAGCCCCTCGAACAACGCCCTCGGCATCTCCCAGAACGGCACCTACGCCTGGTCGACGCTGAACACGACCGCGGCGAACGCCAGCGGCACCATCGTGCGCTACGACCCCGTCGCCGGCACCTCCACGAACTTCTCCGCGTACGTCCCCGCGAACACGTACCGCGGCGCCGTCGACCCGTCGACCGGCATCTACTACTACGCGCAGGGCAACACGACCAGCGCCGCCGTCTACGGCTTCAACACCACCACGAACACCGCGATCGGCCAGGTCGGCGTCCTGTCGCTCAACCAGGCGTCGACCGGTGACTTCGCGTTCTCGACCACGGGAACCCTGTACGTCGTCTCGGGCAACGAGGTCGACCGCGTCAACGCCAAGCTCCCCACCACCTCGTCGACGGCGGCCATAGGAGTCACCAAGATCGCGCAGCTCGGCTCGGTGACCGCGAGCCCCGGCATCGCCTTCTCGACCAACGGCTACCTGTACGTCGCCGTGAACGGCAACGTCCAGCAGATCAACCCGTCGACCGGCACGACCGTCAACACCTACGCGATCAACGACGGCTCGGGAAACACCTTCACCCCGACCGACCTCGCCTCCTGCAACTACGCCGACAGCCTCCAGGCCCAGGCGAGCGTCGACCAGCGCTGGCAGTCCGGCGACCAGTTCACGCTGACGATCCAGGGCGACTCGAACAACACCCTCTCGTACGGCAACCAGGCCACCACGACGGGTTCGGCCACGGGCACGCAGTCGGCGACCGCCGGCTCGAACCTCGTCACGGGCGGCAACACGTACACGGTCAAGGAGACCCCGTCGGGCACGACGAGCCTCGCCAACTACTCGACCACCTACTCCTGCACCGACGCGAAGAACAACGTCGTCACGTCGGGCAACGGAACGACAGCGACGGTGGTGACGCCGACCTCGTCCGACACCGACATCAGCTGCCTCTTCACCAACAAGCTCACCGCCGTGCACACCTTCGCCGGCAACGACAGCTACTCGACGCCGCTCAACACGACCCTGAACGTCGCCTCGCCCGGCGTCCTCGCCAACGACGGCGGCACCGGCAACGCGATCGTCAGCAACACCAGCCCCGCCAACGGCACGGTGACCCTGAACAAGACCGACGGCTCGTTCCAGTACGTCCCGAACACCGGATTCGCGGGCACCGACACCTTCACCTACACCGACCAGGACTCCTCGGGCACCCAGAAGACCGCGACGGTCACCGTCGTCGTCGGCCCGGTCGCGACCGACGACTCCTACACGGCCACGGCCGGCACCGCCGACGTCGTGAACGCGAGGAACGGCGTCCTCGCCAACGACCGCGGCACCGGCCTCACCGCCTCGAACGCCTCGACGCCGGCCCACGGCACCGTCGCGCTGAACGCCGACGGCTCCTTCACCTACACGCCGACCGGCACCTACTCCGGCACCGACACCTGGACCTACACGGTCACCGACAGCGGCGACCACACCGCGACCGGCACCGTCACCATGACGATCAAGCCGAAGGCCGTCGACGACACCCTCCCCTCGACCCTCGCCAACACGGCCGAGACGGTGCCCTCGTCGACCGCGCTCTCCAACGACACCGGCTCGAACCTGACGATCACCGCCGTCGGCACGCCCTCCCACGGCACCGCGACGCTGAACGGCGACGGCACCTCGTTCGTCTACACGCCGACCGACGGCTACTCGGGCACCGACTCGTTCTCGTACACGGTGAGCGACGGCACGTCGACCGGGACGGCGACCGAGCACATCACGGTCACGCCGAAGGCCGTCGACGACCAGGCCTCCTCGGCTCCTGCGGGCCAGGCCGACTCGATCTCGTCGTCGTCGCTGCTCGCCAACGACAAGGGGTCGTCGCTGACGATCACGTCGGTCGGCTCGGCGACCGGCGGCACGGTGTCGCTCTCGGGCGACGGCTCGACCGTCACCTTCACCCCGGCCGCCGGCTTCTCCGGCCAGGCGTCGTTCCAGTACACGGTGACCGACTCGCCGAACGGCACGACCGGCTCGGCGACCGTGACGATCCCGATCACGCCGACCGCCGGCTCCGGCAGCACCACCGCGACCTCGGGCGTCAAGGACTCCGTCGACGCCGCCCACGGCGTGCTCTCGGGCGCATCGGGCACCGGCCTCACCGCGACGGTGAAGGACCAGCCCTCGCACGGCTCGCTCACGCTGAACTCCGACGGCTCGTTCGACTACACGCCGAGCGCCAGCTACTCCGGCTCGGACTCGTTCACCTACACCGTGAAGGACTCCTCGGGCAGCACGACCACGGGCACCGAGACCATCACGGTCCTGCCCAAGGCGAACGCCGACACCCTGCCGCAGACCGTCTCGGGGATCGCTGAGACCGTCGACGGCTCGACCCTCACGGCGAACGACAACGGCTCGAACCTCAGCGTGCAGAGCGTGGGCGCCCCCGCCCACGGCAGCGCCAAGCTGAACGCCGACGGCACCGTCACGTACACGCCGGCGACCGGCTTCTCGGGCACCGACACGTTCCCGTACACGGTCACCGACGGCTCGACCCTCGCGAGCGGCACGGTCACCGTGGTCGTCACGCCGAAGGCCGTCGCCGACACGCTCCCGTCGACGAACGACGTCACCCCGATCACGCTGCCCGCGAGCGACTTCCTGGGCAACGACCTCGGCTCGGGCCTGTCGATCACATCGGTCGGCGCCCCGTCGCTCGGCCAGGTGGTCCTGAACGGCAACGGCACCGTCACCTACACCCCGCAGTCCGGCTTCTCGGGCACCTACGCGTTCACCTACACGGTGACCGACTCCGAGGGCCGCACCAGCTCGGCCACGGCCACCATCACGGTGACGCCGGACGCAGGATCCCCGAGCACCACGGCGACCGCCGGTCAGACCGACCACGTCTCCTCGACCGACGGCCTGCTGTCGCAGGCCACGGGCACCGGCCTCACCGTCGCCCTGACGTCGCAGCCGGCGAACGGCACCGTGACCCTCGGATCGGACGGCGCCTACGACTACACGCCGGCCGCCGGGTTCTCGGGCACCGACACCTTCACCTTCACCGTGACCGACCAGTCGGGCAACACCTCGACCGGCACGGCGACCGTGACCGTGCTGCCGAAGGCCGCCGACGACTCGGCGAACGCCGTCGCGGGCCACGACCTAGACCTGAAGCCGTCCGACCTCCTGTCGAACGACCTCGGCACGGGCCTGTCCGTCACGGGCGTCTCGCAGCCCGCCGACGGCGCCGCGACCCTGAACAACGACGGATCGGTGACCTACACGCCGGCCGCCGGGTTCTCCGGCCCCGACACGTTCACCTACACGGTGACCGACCAGGCCGGCAACACGTCGACCGCCAGCGTCGACGTGACCGTCGCCCCCGTCGCGAAGAACGACACCGCCACCACGGCCGCCGGTCAGAAGCTGACCGTCGCGCAGGCCAGCGGCGTCCTCGCCAACGACGAGGGCACCTCGCTCACGGCGGCCCTGGCGACCCAGGCCGCGCACGGCACCGTGGCGCTCGCCGCGGACGGCTCCTACACCTACACCCCGGCCTCGGGCTTCTCGGGCAAGGACTCCTTCACCTACAGCGCGACCGACCGGTCGGGCCAGGTCGTCACGGCCACGGTCTCGATCGACGTGACGCCGGTGGCGAAGGACGTCACGGCCACCGGGCTCGCCGGGTCTCCGGCCCACCTGGACACCCCGGGCGTTCTGTCGGGCGACATCGGCACGGGCCTCACGGTCACGGCGGTGAACGGTTCCGGAGCTCCTGGTGCCCAGGTCACGACCCCCGCCGGCAACACGGTGACGGTCGGATCGGACGGCACGTTCGACTTCACTCCGGCCCCCGGCTTCTCGGGAGTCGACACGATCCCCGTGACGGTGACCGACGCCTCGGGCCTCTCGACCACCGGCCACGTGATCGTGACCGTGAACCCGAAGGGCGTCAACGACTCGTACTCGACCCCCGCGAACACGGCGCTGCCGATCGCGGTCACCGGCCAGACCGGCCTGCTGGGCAACGACCTCGGAACGGGCCTCACGGTCACCGGCGTCACGAACCCGGCGGTCTCGCACGGCACGCTGACCAAGCAGTCGGACGGCTCATACCTCTACACGCCGAACAACGGCTTCTCGGGCACCGACAGCTTCGGCTACACGGCCACCGTCGCCTCCGGCCTCACGGCGACGGCGACCGTCACGATCATCGTCGGCGACCAGGCGGCGGACTACACCGCGACCGTCCCGGCCGGCTCGCCCTACGGCGTGACCGCGCAGAACGGGCTGCTGAAGAACGCCTCGGGCTCGGGGCTCACCCCGTCGCTCGACCAGGCGCCGCAGCACGGCACCGTGGTGGTGAAGGCCGACGGCTCGTACACCTACACCCCGGCCAAGGGCTTCTCCGGCACGGACTCGTTCACCTACCGGGTGACCGACTCGTCCGGGCAGGTCTCGACCGGTCAGGTGAACATCATGGTCACCCCGACGGCGACGAACGACTCGGAGAAGATCGGCTCGGGCTCGACGCTCACGCTGAAGTCGCCGGGCGTGCTCTCGAACGACAACGGCACCGCGCTGCTCGTCACCGCGGTCGGCACCCCGTCGAAGGGCGGCACCGCCACGATCAGCGGCGCCGGCCAGCTGGTCTACACGCCGAAGCCGGGCTTCTCGGGCACCGAGACGATCCCGTACACGGTCACCGACCAGGACGGCCAGACGGCCGACGCCACGGTCACGGTCGACGTCACCCCGGTGGCGACGAGCGACACCGAGCAGACCATCGCCGGCCACACCGTGACGGTCTCCGCCGCGAACGGCCTGCTGGCGAACGACTCGGGCTCCGGCCTCACCGCCGCGCTCAAGACGGCGCCGAAACACGGCACGGTCACGGTGAACCCCGACGGCTCGTACACCTACACGCCCGACAAGGGCTTCGCCGGCCAGGACTCCTTCGTCTACACGGCGACGGACGCGGACGGCCAGGTGACGACCGCCACCGCCACGATCAACGTGCTCGCCGCGGCGACCGCGAAGAGCGTCACGGTGCACGGCAAGCCGGGCCAGAAGGTCACCATCGCGCCGCTGAACAGCGACACCCCGACGGCGGGCGCGAACTTCGACCCGACGACCCTGCAGCTGATCGACCCGTCGACCGGCACGGCCGTGAACGCGTTCACGATCCCCGGCAAGGGCACCTTCGCGGTGGTCGACGGCCAGGTGACCTTCACCCCCGTGGCGAAGTTCACCGGCTCGGCCTCCATCGGCTACCAGGTGTCCGACTCGGCCGACCAGCTGGTCAGCGCGACGATCACGGTCGTCATCCCGAAGCCCGGAACCCCCGCGGCCGCAGGATCCGACCCCACCCCGGTGGCAGCCTCGGGCGGCGCCGCACCGAAGCCCGGCTCCCTCGCCTTCACGGGAAGCCGTGGCGTGTCGGGAATGCTGATGATCGGCTTCGGCGGGATCCTGCTCGGCTTCGTGCTCGTGCTGATGCGCCGCTTCCGCCGCGAGGCGCCGGGCCCCCGTCGTACCGGGATCTGA